Proteins encoded in a region of the Cytobacillus pseudoceanisediminis genome:
- a CDS encoding non-homologous end joining protein Ku, which translates to MHTMWKGSISFGLVNIPIKLHSATEDKDIKLRNLHKECHSPIKYEKTCPVCEVEIKNEDIVKAYEYTKGKFVVLEDEDLEKLKQENEDKAVEIVDFVKIQEIDPIYYNRTYYMSPGDGGGKAYSLLRKALETSEKVGLAKIIIRSKEQLAVVRVYENTLVMETIHYPDEVRKAADVPNVPAEDKVTDKEIDTAIMLIDQLTTEFKPEKYNDDYRTALLELIEAKRTGKDIVTPVEKEPAANVTDLMAALQASIDKTKPADAETKKKPAAKKKRAPAKTKAKKQA; encoded by the coding sequence ATGCACACAATGTGGAAAGGAAGCATCAGTTTTGGGCTGGTGAATATACCAATTAAGCTGCACTCGGCTACAGAAGATAAGGATATAAAGCTGAGAAATCTTCATAAAGAATGTCATTCGCCAATTAAATATGAGAAAACATGTCCTGTTTGTGAAGTAGAAATTAAAAACGAAGATATTGTAAAAGCTTATGAATACACAAAAGGAAAGTTTGTCGTTTTAGAGGATGAGGATTTAGAAAAGCTTAAACAGGAAAATGAGGATAAAGCTGTCGAGATTGTGGACTTTGTAAAAATACAGGAGATTGATCCGATTTATTATAATCGCACATATTATATGTCTCCAGGGGACGGAGGAGGAAAAGCCTATTCCCTTTTAAGAAAAGCGCTGGAGACGTCAGAAAAGGTAGGTTTGGCAAAAATCATTATTCGATCCAAAGAACAGCTGGCTGTGGTCCGGGTATATGAAAACACTCTTGTAATGGAGACGATTCATTACCCTGATGAAGTGCGTAAGGCTGCGGATGTGCCAAATGTACCTGCAGAAGACAAAGTGACTGATAAGGAAATCGATACTGCCATTATGCTGATTGATCAATTAACCACTGAATTTAAACCCGAGAAATATAATGATGACTACCGGACAGCTCTTTTGGAGCTTATCGAAGCAAAACGTACTGGCAAAGATATAGTCACACCGGTCGAAAAAGAACCTGCAGCCAATGTAACCGACCTTATGGCTGCCCTGCAGGCATCAATTGATAAAACCAAGCCTGCTGATGCAGAAACAAAGAAAAAACCGGCAGCTAAAAAGAAACGTGCTCCTGCAAAAACAAAAGCAAAAAAGCAGGCTTAA
- a CDS encoding phosphatase PAP2 family protein yields MNRKNLTSKNIIYLTLAAAIIGGFVLLFIEIVDELKENELIRFDEAVIQYVQAFISPRLTEYMSVITFLGSVKWLAFSVIMAVVLLFIFKKSSLAWFMVLSSGLGALFNLLLKWIFKRERPDIRPLIEEQGFSFPSGHSMGSFIFYGSLAYMIIHLAKRKRWKTAWTVMLGCFIIMIGLSRIYLGVHFPSDVIAGFAAGGAWLTIMIIGFRYYEYRKNV; encoded by the coding sequence ATGAACAGGAAGAATTTAACATCAAAAAATATCATCTACTTAACGTTGGCAGCTGCAATTATTGGCGGATTTGTGCTGCTTTTTATTGAAATAGTGGACGAATTGAAGGAAAATGAGCTAATTCGATTCGATGAAGCTGTGATTCAGTATGTACAGGCCTTTATTTCTCCCCGGCTCACGGAGTATATGAGCGTGATTACTTTTTTGGGGTCGGTAAAATGGCTGGCTTTTTCTGTAATTATGGCGGTCGTACTTTTGTTTATATTTAAAAAGAGTTCACTTGCATGGTTCATGGTTCTTTCATCCGGTCTTGGAGCACTTTTCAACTTGCTGCTGAAATGGATTTTCAAAAGAGAACGACCGGATATCAGACCTCTGATTGAGGAGCAGGGATTCAGTTTTCCGAGTGGCCATTCAATGGGATCTTTTATTTTTTATGGCTCGCTGGCCTATATGATCATCCATTTGGCAAAAAGAAAACGATGGAAGACTGCATGGACAGTGATGCTAGGCTGTTTTATCATCATGATTGGGTTAAGCCGCATCTATTTAGGCGTTCATTTTCCAAGTGATGTAATAGCTGGATTTGCAGCCGGAGGTGCCTGGCTGACAATAATGATAATTGGATTCCGCTATTATGAGTACCGCAAAAATGTATAA
- a CDS encoding glycerol-3-phosphate responsive antiterminator, protein MNQKILPASSNMKEFEKFLKSPYDIGVFLDMHISQLKNVSQMAKAHNKKMIYHVDLIHGLKSDDYAAEYICQEFKPYGLISTKSSVILKAKQKGVIAVQRIFLIDSHALEKSYKLIEKTRPDYIEVLPGAMPWMIKEVNERLNTPIFAGGLIRSEEEVKNALGAGAAAITTSKIELWERFS, encoded by the coding sequence ATGAATCAAAAAATTTTGCCGGCATCTTCAAACATGAAAGAATTTGAAAAGTTCCTGAAAAGCCCCTATGACATTGGTGTATTTCTCGATATGCACATTTCGCAGCTGAAGAATGTTTCGCAGATGGCAAAAGCACATAACAAAAAAATGATTTATCATGTTGATCTGATTCATGGCTTGAAAAGCGATGATTATGCCGCAGAATATATATGCCAGGAATTTAAGCCTTACGGGTTAATTTCTACTAAATCCAGCGTCATCCTAAAAGCAAAGCAAAAAGGAGTGATCGCTGTCCAGAGGATTTTCCTCATCGATTCTCACGCGCTTGAAAAAAGTTATAAATTAATCGAGAAAACCAGGCCGGACTACATAGAAGTTTTGCCGGGAGCCATGCCATGGATGATAAAAGAAGTAAATGAACGTCTGAACACCCCCATATTTGCTGGAGGACTCATCCGATCAGAAGAAGAAGTGAAGAATGCGCTTGGTGCAGGAGCAGCTGCCATTACAACTTCGAAAATAGAATTATGGGAAAGGTTTTCATAA